One genomic segment of candidate division KSB1 bacterium includes these proteins:
- a CDS encoding DUF488 family protein — protein MSAHQFQRILVSRLRFMGDIVLTTPLLRALRRAFPQARISYLAEAPFVQVLAHHPDVDELIELERQGTLGAQIGLVRSLRCQHFDLAIDLLGNPRSALLLWLSGAAQRVGFDYRGRRLLYTTVVRREPRPMTAIEFHLQVLGALGLSVAGMQTCLVTSAEEDHWAKEFLKAKGIAPGERLLVMHPGASWPAKRWFPDRFGELARRLVKELGIRVLITVGPGEEELAQGVASIAREAIVLGVMPIRHVMAVVKRAQVLVANDCGVLHLGPALGVPTVGVFGPGEPEIWFPYAEEAGHRVVHKELACSRCHRDFCAELRCMEAIQVEDVFTAVVQALAHKQAEMPTIYTIGHSTLSSEEFLARLRAHGIARVVDVRRFPTSRRYPHFCREELASALKGQGIDYRWLGDTLGGFRSGGYEGYMHTAPFLAGLNTLMELARGMPTAVVCSEALFFRCHRRFIADELVRHQWRVLHILDGRRTQEHRLRHETTGHETNGGVEHDHAQDSG, from the coding sequence TTGAGCGCACACCAGTTCCAACGCATTCTGGTCAGCCGATTGCGGTTCATGGGCGACATCGTGCTGACTACTCCCCTGCTGCGGGCGCTGCGGCGGGCGTTCCCTCAGGCAAGGATTTCTTACCTCGCCGAGGCCCCTTTTGTGCAGGTCTTAGCCCACCATCCGGATGTGGACGAGCTCATTGAGCTCGAACGCCAAGGCACCTTAGGCGCGCAGATCGGCCTGGTACGCTCGCTTCGTTGTCAGCACTTTGACCTCGCCATCGACCTTTTGGGCAATCCACGCTCGGCTCTTCTGCTTTGGCTAAGCGGCGCAGCTCAGCGAGTAGGTTTTGACTACCGCGGCCGCCGCCTCCTCTACACCACGGTGGTGAGACGCGAGCCGCGCCCCATGACCGCCATCGAGTTTCACCTGCAGGTGCTCGGCGCGCTGGGTCTGTCTGTGGCCGGCATGCAGACCTGCCTGGTTACTTCGGCAGAAGAGGACCACTGGGCCAAGGAGTTCTTGAAAGCAAAAGGGATCGCCCCCGGCGAACGTCTCCTCGTTATGCACCCCGGAGCATCATGGCCTGCGAAACGCTGGTTTCCAGATCGATTCGGAGAGCTGGCCCGACGCCTCGTGAAGGAGCTTGGCATACGGGTGCTGATCACCGTGGGCCCAGGCGAAGAGGAGCTTGCTCAAGGTGTTGCCTCCATCGCACGGGAAGCTATCGTGCTCGGGGTAATGCCCATCCGCCACGTAATGGCCGTCGTCAAGCGCGCCCAGGTCCTTGTGGCAAATGACTGTGGCGTGCTGCACCTGGGGCCAGCCCTGGGCGTGCCTACAGTGGGCGTATTCGGCCCTGGTGAACCGGAAATCTGGTTTCCTTACGCCGAGGAGGCCGGGCACCGGGTTGTGCACAAGGAGCTCGCCTGCAGCCGCTGCCACCGCGACTTTTGCGCAGAGCTCCGCTGCATGGAGGCGATTCAGGTGGAGGATGTCTTCACCGCAGTCGTGCAGGCTTTGGCCCACAAGCAGGCAGAAATGCCCACCATCTACACCATCGGCCACTCCACGCTCAGCAGCGAGGAGTTTCTGGCTCGCCTGCGGGCGCATGGCATCGCACGGGTGGTGGATGTGCGCCGCTTTCCCACCTCGCGCAGATACCCGCACTTCTGCCGGGAAGAACTTGCCTCTGCGCTCAAGGGCCAAGGCATCGACTATCGGTGGCTCGGAGATACCCTCGGGGGATTCAGGAGCGGGGGCTACGAGGGTTACATGCACACCGCGCCCTTTTTGGCCGGGCTGAACACCCTGATGGAGTTGGCCCGGGGGATGCCCACGGCCGTAGTGTGCTCCGAAGCCCTCTTTTTCCGCTGCCACCGTCGCTTCATCGCCGACGAGTTAGTGCGGCACCAGTGGCGCGTCCTCCACATTCTGGATGGACGCCGCACCCAGGAACACCGCCTCCGCCACGAGACGACCGGTCATGAGACAAATGGAGGGGTTGAGCATGACCATGCCCAGGATAGTGGTTGA
- a CDS encoding NYN domain-containing protein has protein sequence MTMPRIVVDGYNVIHASQELAALLAHELEAARQALLHRLAAYLNTHKVEIVVVFDGAEVHPSSTGTALLPRLRLVFSHPPESGDAVIEKLLRADAHPRSVTLVTADKRLAAVARERGASVLSPRRFLQLVTKSRQADDLVDNKFNGEMSEAELAEWLALFGEKTERSRRA, from the coding sequence ATGACCATGCCCAGGATAGTGGTTGATGGCTACAATGTGATCCATGCATCCCAGGAGCTCGCTGCGCTGTTGGCTCACGAGCTGGAAGCGGCGCGGCAGGCGCTGCTCCACCGTCTGGCAGCGTACCTGAACACCCACAAGGTCGAGATCGTAGTGGTGTTTGATGGCGCTGAGGTGCATCCCTCCAGCACTGGCACGGCGCTGTTGCCACGCCTGCGCCTTGTCTTCTCCCACCCCCCGGAGTCCGGGGATGCAGTCATCGAGAAGCTGCTTAGGGCAGATGCCCACCCTCGGAGCGTGACGCTGGTCACGGCGGACAAGCGGCTGGCAGCAGTGGCAAGGGAACGCGGTGCTTCGGTTCTCTCCCCGCGCCGGTTCCTCCAGCTGGTGACCAAGAGCAGGCAAGCCGATGACCTGGTTGACAACAAGTTCAACGGGGAGATGAGCGAGGCGGAACTGGCTGAATGGCTGGCTCTCTTCGGGGAAAAAACGGAGCGGTCGCGCAGAGCATGA
- a CDS encoding ATP-binding protein has product MNESGAELRASIRRRRVFVGAVLGAVVVVLAALNAINWLFVSRMRHYLDAELGRRLETIARTSARTLDREGLDYLRGEDRTLLALELLRLSRDAQLQAVHIVDAGYRIVASSQGYVGPGEPLHYLEADSTSVERAWSGSVTAGPLRQLGGHRFKLAYAPLHDSSGETVALLVVEASAGFFEVLRGYERARLLGLLASALLLFVLSAFLLWALALFLHTEASLRQAERLATIGQMAATVAHEIRNPLGIIKSTADVLKQRYSTAGGHDELFDFIPQEVARLNRMVDDLLVLSRGPRLVLERRSASEVIASTIARLQPQFSAAGVTLQSHLDENLPPFAFDQDALHQVLLNVLLNALQATPAGGRVELKATTTATRRGPAVRIEVRDTGHGISGDPRRVFEPFYTTKPTGSGLGLTVTQKLVQGHGGWIDVESTPGKGSTFTLYFPLRDH; this is encoded by the coding sequence ATGAACGAGAGCGGTGCGGAACTGCGTGCATCCATTCGCCGGCGGCGCGTGTTTGTGGGGGCGGTGTTAGGCGCAGTGGTAGTAGTGCTCGCGGCTCTCAATGCCATCAACTGGCTCTTTGTGAGTCGCATGCGCCACTACCTAGATGCTGAACTGGGCCGGCGTCTGGAAACAATTGCCCGTACTTCTGCGCGCACTCTTGACCGAGAGGGCTTGGACTACCTCAGAGGCGAAGACCGCACGTTGCTGGCACTGGAGCTACTGCGCCTTTCCCGTGATGCCCAACTCCAGGCTGTGCACATTGTGGACGCAGGGTATCGCATCGTGGCCAGCTCGCAGGGTTACGTGGGTCCTGGCGAGCCTCTCCACTACCTAGAGGCTGACAGCACCTCCGTGGAGCGTGCGTGGTCGGGCTCTGTCACAGCCGGGCCCCTTCGCCAGCTGGGGGGCCACCGATTCAAGTTAGCTTACGCGCCTCTCCACGACTCCTCTGGCGAGACGGTCGCCCTGTTGGTGGTCGAGGCCAGTGCGGGGTTCTTCGAAGTGCTGCGCGGATACGAGCGTGCGCGTCTCCTAGGCCTTCTCGCCAGCGCTCTGCTCCTCTTTGTGCTGAGCGCCTTCCTCCTCTGGGCTTTAGCACTCTTCTTGCACACTGAAGCCTCACTCCGTCAGGCCGAGCGGCTGGCCACCATCGGACAGATGGCCGCCACAGTTGCGCACGAGATCCGCAATCCGTTGGGAATAATCAAAAGCACCGCCGATGTGCTCAAGCAGCGCTACAGCACTGCCGGCGGGCATGATGAGCTTTTTGACTTCATCCCCCAGGAAGTGGCCCGACTGAACCGAATGGTGGACGACCTTTTGGTCCTGTCGAGAGGGCCGCGGCTGGTTCTGGAGCGCCGTTCAGCCTCGGAGGTGATCGCCAGCACCATTGCCAGGTTGCAGCCGCAATTCTCCGCGGCGGGCGTGACCCTGCAGAGCCACCTTGATGAAAACCTCCCCCCTTTTGCCTTTGATCAGGATGCATTGCATCAGGTGCTCCTTAATGTGCTTCTAAACGCGCTGCAGGCCACTCCCGCGGGCGGGAGGGTGGAACTCAAGGCCACCACCACCGCAACTCGGCGTGGTCCCGCCGTGCGTATTGAGGTTCGCGATACTGGCCATGGCATTAGCGGAGACCCGCGACGAGTGTTTGAGCCCTTCTACACCACCAAGCCCACGGGAAGCGGCCTCGGTTTGACCGTGACTCAGAAACTGGTACAGGGCCACGGCGGCTGGATCGATGTGGAGAGCACACCGGGCAAGGGGAGCACCTTCACCCTGTACTTCCCGCTCCGTGACCACTAG